Proteins encoded within one genomic window of Arachis ipaensis cultivar K30076 chromosome B08, Araip1.1, whole genome shotgun sequence:
- the LOC107610609 gene encoding uncharacterized protein LOC107610609 isoform X4, giving the protein MRSENRTPIFFSFFFFSISLSLSLSIIPVISRSHNSHRRSGSGSHNKTWQKGKEKVTRTSSGSLPHGTTNEEGSWFHIRETSLIFACYQPQDHLKMLCVMLVSLVVWSPFVVGSENLAANHDVMQIVEVLDDRARDKRLVALPEKYHKSQRGWKVVSIQGDKAQHDHTKALSLFKNGSFPLMGLASCSRRMG; this is encoded by the exons ATGAGAAGTGAGAACCGCACACCAatattcttctccttcttcttcttctcgatTTCGCTCTCGCTCTCGCTCTCCATCATTCCAG TAATCAG CAGGTCTCACAATAGTCACCGTCGCTCTGGATCTGGTTCCCATAACAAAACATGG CAAAAAGGGAAGGAAAAGGTTACAAGAACTTCTAGTGGGAGCCTTCCTCATGGAACTACTAATG AAGAAGGGAGCTGGTTCCACATCAGAGAAACCTCGTTGATTTTTGCATGCTACCAACCTCAAGATCACCTCAAG ATGTTATGTGTGATGCTGGTAAGTCTTGTGGTGTGGAGTCCGTTTGTTGTAGGTTCAGAAAACTTAGCCGCGAATCATGATGTCATGCAGATAGTTGAG GTCTTGGATGACCGTGCGCGTGATAAGCGACTGGTTGCTTTACCGGAAAAATACCACAAATCTCAGAG AGGTTGGAAGGTTGTGTCCATACAGGGAGACAAAGCACAACATGATCATACAAAGGCACTTTCATTATTCAAGAATGGGAGCTTCCCTTTAATG GGGCTAGCAAGTTGTTCAAGAAGAATGGGATGA
- the LOC107610609 gene encoding uncharacterized protein LOC107610609 isoform X1 yields the protein MRSENRTPIFFSFFFFSISLSLSLSIIPVISRSHNSHRRSGSGSHNKTWVSDNESSDSNNGLTTGAIIGIIIGSILVAVILILALFFCVRKQKGKEKVTRTSSGSLPHGTTNEEGSWFHIRETSLIFACYQPQDHLKMLCVMLVSLVVWSPFVVGSENLAANHDVMQIVEVLDDRARDKRLVALPEKYHKSQRGWKVVSIQGDKAQHDHTKALSLFKNGSFPLMGLASCSRRMG from the exons ATGAGAAGTGAGAACCGCACACCAatattcttctccttcttcttcttctcgatTTCGCTCTCGCTCTCGCTCTCCATCATTCCAG TAATCAG CAGGTCTCACAATAGTCACCGTCGCTCTGGATCTGGTTCCCATAACAAAACATGGGTTTCTGATAATGAAAGTTCTGATAGCAATAATGGCTTGACCACAGGGGCTATTATAGGCATTATTATAGGTTCAATATTGGTGGCTGTTATTTTGATACTTGCTCTTTTCTTCTGTGTCCGAAAGCAAAAAGGGAAGGAAAAGGTTACAAGAACTTCTAGTGGGAGCCTTCCTCATGGAACTACTAATG AAGAAGGGAGCTGGTTCCACATCAGAGAAACCTCGTTGATTTTTGCATGCTACCAACCTCAAGATCACCTCAAG ATGTTATGTGTGATGCTGGTAAGTCTTGTGGTGTGGAGTCCGTTTGTTGTAGGTTCAGAAAACTTAGCCGCGAATCATGATGTCATGCAGATAGTTGAG GTCTTGGATGACCGTGCGCGTGATAAGCGACTGGTTGCTTTACCGGAAAAATACCACAAATCTCAGAG AGGTTGGAAGGTTGTGTCCATACAGGGAGACAAAGCACAACATGATCATACAAAGGCACTTTCATTATTCAAGAATGGGAGCTTCCCTTTAATG GGGCTAGCAAGTTGTTCAAGAAGAATGGGATGA
- the LOC107610610 gene encoding probable sesquiterpene synthase: MSTYIWDISYIASLPECFKAIFNVIVELVDEIIELSAGSGESDLVLQCLKQALSHYVQGYIDEARWCHEGYIPTYDERKVIGAATTPYQMLTIMFIALGEFATKETLHWISNNIPLIFEQQREHGASAVECYMKQYGFSQEEAYEFIKKISIIVGRI, encoded by the exons ATGTCAACATACAT ATGGGATATTAGTTACATTGCATCTCTTCCAGAGTGCTTTAAGGCAATTTTTAATGTAATTGTAGAACTTGTTGATGAAATAATAGAGTTAAGTGCTGGGAGTGGGGAATCAGACTTGGTGTTGCAATGTCTCAAACAAGCT CTGTCTCATTATGTACAAGGTTACATTGACGAAGCAAGATGGTGCCATGAGGGATATATTCCAACATATGATGAGCGTAAGGTTATTGGTGCTGCTACTACACCATATCAAATGCTTACAATAATGTTTATTGCTTTGGGAGAATTTGCAACCAAAGAAACTCTTCATTGGATTTCTAATAATATTCCACTTATT TTTGAGCAGCAAAGAGAACATGGTGCTTCGGCCGTAGAATGTTACATGAAGCAATATGGCTTTTCACAAGAGGAGGCCTATGAATTCATAAAAAAGATATCAATAATTGTTGGAAGGATATGA
- the LOC107610609 gene encoding uncharacterized protein LOC107610609 isoform X3, with product MRSENRTPIFFSFFFFSISLSLSLSIIPVISRSHNSHRRSGSGSHNKTWVSDNESSDSNNGLTTGAIIGIIIGSILVAVILILALFFCVRKQKGKEKVTRTSSGSLPHGTTNEEGSWFHIRETSLIFACYQPQDHLKVLDDRARDKRLVALPEKYHKSQRGWKVVSIQGDKAQHDHTKALSLFKNGSFPLMGLASCSRRMG from the exons ATGAGAAGTGAGAACCGCACACCAatattcttctccttcttcttcttctcgatTTCGCTCTCGCTCTCGCTCTCCATCATTCCAG TAATCAG CAGGTCTCACAATAGTCACCGTCGCTCTGGATCTGGTTCCCATAACAAAACATGGGTTTCTGATAATGAAAGTTCTGATAGCAATAATGGCTTGACCACAGGGGCTATTATAGGCATTATTATAGGTTCAATATTGGTGGCTGTTATTTTGATACTTGCTCTTTTCTTCTGTGTCCGAAAGCAAAAAGGGAAGGAAAAGGTTACAAGAACTTCTAGTGGGAGCCTTCCTCATGGAACTACTAATG AAGAAGGGAGCTGGTTCCACATCAGAGAAACCTCGTTGATTTTTGCATGCTACCAACCTCAAGATCACCTCAAG GTCTTGGATGACCGTGCGCGTGATAAGCGACTGGTTGCTTTACCGGAAAAATACCACAAATCTCAGAG AGGTTGGAAGGTTGTGTCCATACAGGGAGACAAAGCACAACATGATCATACAAAGGCACTTTCATTATTCAAGAATGGGAGCTTCCCTTTAATG GGGCTAGCAAGTTGTTCAAGAAGAATGGGATGA
- the LOC107610609 gene encoding uncharacterized protein LOC107610609 isoform X2, translating to MRSENRTPIFFSFFFFSISLSLSLSIIPVIRSHNSHRRSGSGSHNKTWVSDNESSDSNNGLTTGAIIGIIIGSILVAVILILALFFCVRKQKGKEKVTRTSSGSLPHGTTNEEGSWFHIRETSLIFACYQPQDHLKMLCVMLVSLVVWSPFVVGSENLAANHDVMQIVEVLDDRARDKRLVALPEKYHKSQRGWKVVSIQGDKAQHDHTKALSLFKNGSFPLMGLASCSRRMG from the exons ATGAGAAGTGAGAACCGCACACCAatattcttctccttcttcttcttctcgatTTCGCTCTCGCTCTCGCTCTCCATCATTCCAG TAATCAG GTCTCACAATAGTCACCGTCGCTCTGGATCTGGTTCCCATAACAAAACATGGGTTTCTGATAATGAAAGTTCTGATAGCAATAATGGCTTGACCACAGGGGCTATTATAGGCATTATTATAGGTTCAATATTGGTGGCTGTTATTTTGATACTTGCTCTTTTCTTCTGTGTCCGAAAGCAAAAAGGGAAGGAAAAGGTTACAAGAACTTCTAGTGGGAGCCTTCCTCATGGAACTACTAATG AAGAAGGGAGCTGGTTCCACATCAGAGAAACCTCGTTGATTTTTGCATGCTACCAACCTCAAGATCACCTCAAG ATGTTATGTGTGATGCTGGTAAGTCTTGTGGTGTGGAGTCCGTTTGTTGTAGGTTCAGAAAACTTAGCCGCGAATCATGATGTCATGCAGATAGTTGAG GTCTTGGATGACCGTGCGCGTGATAAGCGACTGGTTGCTTTACCGGAAAAATACCACAAATCTCAGAG AGGTTGGAAGGTTGTGTCCATACAGGGAGACAAAGCACAACATGATCATACAAAGGCACTTTCATTATTCAAGAATGGGAGCTTCCCTTTAATG GGGCTAGCAAGTTGTTCAAGAAGAATGGGATGA
- the LOC107610609 gene encoding uncharacterized protein LOC107610609 isoform X5, with translation MRSENRTPIFFSFFFFSISLSLSLSIIPVIRSHNSHRRSGSGSHNKTWQKGKEKVTRTSSGSLPHGTTNEEGSWFHIRETSLIFACYQPQDHLKMLCVMLVSLVVWSPFVVGSENLAANHDVMQIVEVLDDRARDKRLVALPEKYHKSQRGWKVVSIQGDKAQHDHTKALSLFKNGSFPLMGLASCSRRMG, from the exons ATGAGAAGTGAGAACCGCACACCAatattcttctccttcttcttcttctcgatTTCGCTCTCGCTCTCGCTCTCCATCATTCCAG TAATCAG GTCTCACAATAGTCACCGTCGCTCTGGATCTGGTTCCCATAACAAAACATGG CAAAAAGGGAAGGAAAAGGTTACAAGAACTTCTAGTGGGAGCCTTCCTCATGGAACTACTAATG AAGAAGGGAGCTGGTTCCACATCAGAGAAACCTCGTTGATTTTTGCATGCTACCAACCTCAAGATCACCTCAAG ATGTTATGTGTGATGCTGGTAAGTCTTGTGGTGTGGAGTCCGTTTGTTGTAGGTTCAGAAAACTTAGCCGCGAATCATGATGTCATGCAGATAGTTGAG GTCTTGGATGACCGTGCGCGTGATAAGCGACTGGTTGCTTTACCGGAAAAATACCACAAATCTCAGAG AGGTTGGAAGGTTGTGTCCATACAGGGAGACAAAGCACAACATGATCATACAAAGGCACTTTCATTATTCAAGAATGGGAGCTTCCCTTTAATG GGGCTAGCAAGTTGTTCAAGAAGAATGGGATGA